The Ralstonia pseudosolanacearum genome includes the window GCTAGATACCGCGTCTGCGCACGCCCCCTTTCAGGCGGATCGGTCAGGCACGATCACGGCACGCGCGACCGGCCGCCGGGCAACCTGCCTGAGCGGCCGGCGGCCGTGGTCACCGCAGACACGCGGCCTCGTCGGTCTTGCCGGGGCCGGTGGCCGCGCGCTATGCGCCCCGCCGCAACCGCCGCGCGGCAAGCAGCGGCAAGCGCCACAGGCACCCGAACAGCAGCCGGAGGTGCATCCCGATCAGCAGCACGTTGTCCCGGCCGTAATGGAAGTGCGACACCCCGCCTTCGGCGGCACGGAAGTACCGCACGGGGGCATCCAGCCGGATCGGACGCACGCCGGCCCAGCACAGGCGCACGGCCGCCTCGGGATCGAAATCGAAGCCGCGCATCCAGCGCCGCTGCCGGCGCATGATCGCGACCAGCGGCGCGATCGGATAGATGCGGAAGCCGAACAGCGAATCGCCGATGCCGGCCCACAGGGTCTCGATGTCCGTGCAGACGTTGGACAAGCGGCGGCCCTGCACGCGCAGCTGCGGCGCGCTGGCGTCGAACCTCGGCCGGCCCAGCACCATCGCGTCGGGCGCGGCCTGCGAGGCCGCCATGAACGCGGGGATCAGGTCGGCGGGATGCTGGCCGTCGGAGTCCATCGTCAGCACATGCGTGAAGCCGCGCGCGGCCGCGGCCTCGAGCCCGGCGAGCACGGCGACGCCCTTGCCGCCGTTGCTCGGCAGCACCATCACGTGCAGCCCCGGGTCGCGCTCGGCCATCGCCTGCAGGCGGGCGGTGCTGCCGTCGGTGCTGCCATCGACGACAACCCAGACGGGGTTCCAGTGCGCGCGCGCACTGCGCACGGTGTCATCGACCTTGATGCCGGGGTTGTAGCTGGGGATCAGCACCAGGTGCGTCGCCGAAGCGCGGGTCGTGGACATGGAAACAGCCAATGGGAGAAAAACCGGAGAAGGACTGGCCGGCGTGCGCCGCGAGGCTCAGGCCAGCCCGCCGTTGATCGACAGGACCTGCCCCGTGACATAGGCGGCGGCATCCGATGCCAGGTACGCCACCATGCCCGCGACCTCGTCGGGCTGGCCCGCGCGCCCGGCCGGCACCAGTTGCTTGATGCGCTCGGCCGGAAACGCCTCCCCGGCCATCGGCGAAGCGATGATGCCCGGCGCCACCGCATTCACGGTGATGCCGCGCGAGGCCAGCTCCTGCGCCAGCGATTTGGTCGCGCCGATCAGGCCGGCCTTGGCCGCCGCATAGTTGGCCTGCCCGCGATTGCCCATCACGCCGGCCACCGAGGCCATGTTGACGATGCGCCCCCAGCGGGTGCGGATCATCGGCATCAGCAGCGGCTGCGTGACATTGAAGAAGCCATTGAGCGAGACGTCGATGACGCGGCGCCATTGCTGCTGCGTCATGCCGGCCATCGGCGCATCGTCGTGAACGCCGGCGTTGTTGACGAGAATCTGCACGGGCGCGCCGTCGAGCACGGGTGCCAGGGCGGCCTCGGTGGCCTGCGCGTCGGTCACGTCGAATGCGATGGCATGCGCGCTGCCGCCGGCCGCGACGATCCGCTGCGCGACGGCTTCAGCCTGCGCCAGATTGCGGTTCGCATGCACCCAGACTTCGTGCCCGGCCCGCGCCAGCGCCTCGCTGACGGCCTGCCCAATTGCACCGCT containing:
- a CDS encoding glycosyltransferase family 2 protein, producing the protein MSTTRASATHLVLIPSYNPGIKVDDTVRSARAHWNPVWVVVDGSTDGSTARLQAMAERDPGLHVMVLPSNGGKGVAVLAGLEAAAARGFTHVLTMDSDGQHPADLIPAFMAASQAAPDAMVLGRPRFDASAPQLRVQGRRLSNVCTDIETLWAGIGDSLFGFRIYPIAPLVAIMRRQRRWMRGFDFDPEAAVRLCWAGVRPIRLDAPVRYFRAAEGGVSHFHYGRDNVLLIGMHLRLLFGCLWRLPLLAARRLRRGA
- the fabG gene encoding 3-oxoacyl-ACP reductase FabG, with protein sequence MRALVTGGSGAIGQAVSEALARAGHEVWVHANRNLAQAEAVAQRIVAAGGSAHAIAFDVTDAQATEAALAPVLDGAPVQILVNNAGVHDDAPMAGMTQQQWRRVIDVSLNGFFNVTQPLLMPMIRTRWGRIVNMASVAGVMGNRGQANYAAAKAGLIGATKSLAQELASRGITVNAVAPGIIASPMAGEAFPAERIKQLVPAGRAGQPDEVAGMVAYLASDAAAYVTGQVLSINGGLA